A genomic region of Papaver somniferum cultivar HN1 chromosome 7, ASM357369v1, whole genome shotgun sequence contains the following coding sequences:
- the LOC113295819 gene encoding uncharacterized protein LOC113295819, giving the protein MGSHSSPNLNLNSNFSKSFENSTTPSMFIPGEIIDNSIDEWKFSLIGRLDFVKLKMKEAEISLRQQWKLKGNLQLIPLGKGFFIIKLDNFEDRSYIWKGLWIVETQQPKLRAWEPNFNPENQKSTSAFVWVMFPGLSIEYWKENIILQMGNTLGRAIKVDETTLKKEIGYYASVLMEIYLAKFIPSKIEVKTKYGRFHILQDPPEEFTGTLESHVEFPELSVDKILDFCSNAPCITNVVNMKPPIILVSSTSQESVEQVKDKHIPKERVIKPNVTTRKQEASRVGPEIKNKDVGVIGSKKVQEPKINVKKDTIKKLRLSGMKNKVIHNSTETNKGNIWLLWNASISDPIVISNTSQEITVEVGGSLITGVHTASLTVDRRALWSTPEEINNLNKPWLILADFNAALSIEEKKGGRSPLRTAMLEFNSCVHNCELIQAPKTGLEFSWCNNRAGSKRIVCNLDRAFYNTKWLEQNPSWGYKVGVRGVSDHGYLCGANATIPKPSNTPFVRA; this is encoded by the exons ATGGGATCTCATTCGAGTCCCAATCTGAACCTAAATTCAAATTTTAGTAAATCTTTTGAAAATTCTACAACTCCATCTATGTTCATTCCCGGTGAAATTATAGATAACAGTATTGATGAATGGAAATTTAGCTTAATTGGAAGACTCGATTTCGTTAAATTGAAGATGAAAGAAGCAGAAATCTCTTTACGACAACAATGGAAACTTAAAGGTAATCTTCAACTTATTCCCTTAGGAAAAGGATTCTTCATTATTAAGCTTGATAACTTTGAAGATAGAAGCTATATATGGAAAGGTCTTTGGATTGTGGAAACTCAGCAGCCCAAACTCAGAGCATGGGAACCTAATTTCAATCCAGAGaatcagaaatcgacttccgctTTTGTATGGGTAATGTTTCCAGGACTTAGTATTGAATACTGGAAGGAGAATATCATACTACAGATGGGTAATACACTAGGTAGAGCAATTAAAGTTGATGAGACAACATTGAAGAAAGAAATTGGTTACTATGCCAGTGTATTAATGGAGATATATTTAGCAAAGTTCATTCCAAGCAAAATAGAGGTTAAAACCAAATATG GTAGATTCCATATCTTACAAGATCCTCCAGAAGAATTTACAGGTACATTGGAATCACATGTGGAATTTCCTGAACtttcagtagataaaattttagatTTCTGCTCAAATGCTCCATGTATTACAAATGTGGTCAATATGAAACCTCCCATTATTCTTGTTTCATCAACCTCCCAAGAGTCAGTGGAGCAAGTGAAAGATAAACATATACCAAAAGAAAGAGTTATAAAGCCTAATGTGACCACAAGGAAACAAGAAGCTTCCCGTGTAGGGCCTGAGATCAAAAACAAAGATGTTGGTGTTATTGGTAGCAAAAAAGTTCAGG AGCCAAAAATAAATGTGAAAAAAGACACTATCAAGAAGTTGAGGTTATCTGGAATGAAGAATAAAGTAATTCATAATTCAACTGAGACCAATAAGGGGAATATTTGGTTACTATGGAATGCATCTATCTCTGATCCAATTGTTATATCAAATACAAGTCAAGAAATTACTGTTGAAGTGGGAGGTTCTCTAATTACAGGTGTTCATACAGCAAGTTTGACAGTGGACAGAAGAGCATTGTGGTCAACTCCGGAGGAAATTAACAATTTAAATAAACCATGGTTAATATTAGCTGATTTTAATGCAGCCTTGAGTATTGAAGAAAAGAAAGGTGGAAGAAGCCCACTAAGAACTGCAATGTTAGAATTCAATAGTTGTGTTCACAATTGTGAATTAATACAAGCACCTAAAACTGGATTGGAGTTTTCCTGGTGTAATAACAGAGCAGGATCAAAAAGAATTGTTTGCAATTTAGATAGAGCATTCTATAATACTAAATGGTTAGAACAAAATCCTAGTTGGGGATATAAAGTAGGAGTGAGAGGTGTCTCTGACCATGGTTACTTGTGTGGAGCAAATGCAACAATTCCAAAACCATCTAATActccttttgttagagcatag